The genomic region TGCCGCAGATTGTCATGAGTAGCCTTGATTCTGAGTAAAGAGTGGAGGGGATTGTCGCTTATTCCTGCCCAATCGACTCCAAAAACTCCGACCGTTCATCACTCATCCGCGCCAGGCAATCATTCTGCTGGATCGCATAATCCTTGCTTCCCGCCACCGCCGGGAAGGTATCCACGGCGCAATCCGCGTCGCGTAACTTTTCCCACTTCTGCTGGGCATCCTTCAGACGAGCGGTAATGTCTGCCAGCTGCGTCTTGTTGCTGCCATAGGTCGAACCCATGCGTTCCAGCAGCCCCTGGTAGTTATCCTTGAGCAGTTGCTCGGCGGTGGTTTTGTTGTAGGTGGCGCATTCCAGGGTTTGCTTGTCGTTCTCGATGCCATCGCAAGGCGTGTTATCGGTGTCTTCAGCGGCGTGTACGCCGGTTGCGATGAGTGCCAAAGCCAGGAAAATCGATTTCATTGCGCCGTCTCATATCAGTTAATGGGCAAATTCTGGCTCAAGCGTAAGACAAAGAACAGACACCCGTCAGAGATGTCATGTTGGCCTTTGTCGCGGATTGACGCTTTCGGCAATTCCCTTGTCGTTTTTGCACCCGGCTCCTTCTGCCCCGGGGCATATGCTGGCCCCAAAGCGCCGGCAGACGATTCGGCGCATGAATCGCCAATAAGGGGACGCCTGATGAGCCCAGCCGAATTGCACGCCGACAGCATCGTTATCGACGGGCTGATCATTGCCAAGTGGAACCGCGACCTGTTCGAAGACATGCGCAAGGGTGGCCTCACGGCTGCCAACTGCACGGTGTCGGTCTGGGAAGGGTTCCAGGCCACCATTAACAACATCGTGGCCAGCCAGACCCTGATTCGCGAAAACAGTGACCTGGTGATCCCGGTGAAAACCACCGCCGATATCCGTCGCGCCAAGGAACAGGGCAAGACCGGCATCATCTTCGGCTTCCAGAACGCCCATGCATTTGAAGACCAACTCGGCTATGTCGAGATCTTCAAGCAGCTCGGGGTTGGCGTGGTGCAGATGTGCTACAACACCCAGAACCTGGTGGGCACCGGCTGCTATGAGCGTGACGGCGGCCTGTCGGGCTTCGGTCGCGAGGTCGTCGCCGAGATGAACCGCGTGGGCATCATGTGCGACCTGTCCCACGTGGGTTCCAAGACATCCGAAGAAGTCATCCTCGAATCGAAAAAGCCGGTGTGCTACTCCCACTGCCTGCCGTCGGGCCTTAAAGAGCACCCGCGCAACAAGTCCGATGAAGAGCTGAAGTTCATCGCCGACCACGGCGGCTTTGTCGGCGTGACCATGTTCGCGCCGTTCCTCGCGAAGGGCATCGACTCGACCATCGACGACTACGCCGAAGCCATCGAATACACCATGAACATCGTGGGCGAAGACGCCATCGGCATCGGCACCGACTTCACCCAGGGCCATGGCCAGGATTTCTTCGAAATGCTGACCCACGACAAGGGCTACGCCCGCCGCCTGACCAGCTTCGGCAAGATCATCAACCCGCTGGGCATCCGCACCGTGGGCGAGTTCCCCAACCTCACCGAGACCCTGCTCAAGCGCGGCCATCCCGAGCGCGTGGTGCGCAAGATCATGGGCGAAAACTGGGTCAACGTCTTGAAGGACGTTTGGGGCGAATAAGCCACCACTCACGCATCTTTTCCCCCAACCTTATGCGTCGGGGGGCTTACCAAAGAATTTTCCGGAGTTAAGTTTCCATGGCCAAGATCGCCCCTCAATTGCCTATCGAAGTCGACAGCGAAACCGGTGTCTGGACGTCCGACGCCCTGCCGATGCTGTACGTGCCTCGCCATTTCTTCGTCAACAACCACATGGGGATCGAAGAAGTCCTGGGCGCCGACGCCTACGCCGAGATCCTCTACAAGGCCGGCTACAAATCCGCCTGGCACTGGTGTGAAAAAGAAGCTGAATGCCACGGCCTGGAAGGCGTCGCGGTGTTCGAGCACTACATGAAGCGCCTGTCGCAGCGCGGTTGGGGCCTGTTCAAGATCCAGGACATCGACCTCGATAAAGGCACGGCCAGCGTCAAGCTCGAGCACTCGGCATTCGTCTACGTGTACGGCAAGGTCGGGCGCAAGGTCGACTACATGTTCACCGGCTGGTTTGCCGGTGCGATGGACCAGATTCTCGAAGCCCGCGGCAGCAAGATCCGCACCGTTGCGCAACAGGTCTACGGCGGCTCCGAAGAGGGCCACGACGACGGCCTGTT from Pseudomonas yamanorum harbors:
- a CDS encoding lysozyme inhibitor LprI family protein; its protein translation is MKSIFLALALIATGVHAAEDTDNTPCDGIENDKQTLECATYNKTTAEQLLKDNYQGLLERMGSTYGSNKTQLADITARLKDAQQKWEKLRDADCAVDTFPAVAGSKDYAIQQNDCLARMSDERSEFLESIGQE
- a CDS encoding DUF5943 domain-containing protein produces the protein MAKIAPQLPIEVDSETGVWTSDALPMLYVPRHFFVNNHMGIEEVLGADAYAEILYKAGYKSAWHWCEKEAECHGLEGVAVFEHYMKRLSQRGWGLFKIQDIDLDKGTASVKLEHSAFVYVYGKVGRKVDYMFTGWFAGAMDQILEARGSKIRTVAQQVYGGSEEGHDDGLFTVKPL
- a CDS encoding dipeptidase, which produces MSPAELHADSIVIDGLIIAKWNRDLFEDMRKGGLTAANCTVSVWEGFQATINNIVASQTLIRENSDLVIPVKTTADIRRAKEQGKTGIIFGFQNAHAFEDQLGYVEIFKQLGVGVVQMCYNTQNLVGTGCYERDGGLSGFGREVVAEMNRVGIMCDLSHVGSKTSEEVILESKKPVCYSHCLPSGLKEHPRNKSDEELKFIADHGGFVGVTMFAPFLAKGIDSTIDDYAEAIEYTMNIVGEDAIGIGTDFTQGHGQDFFEMLTHDKGYARRLTSFGKIINPLGIRTVGEFPNLTETLLKRGHPERVVRKIMGENWVNVLKDVWGE